A genomic region of Runella rosea contains the following coding sequences:
- a CDS encoding aminotransferase class I/II-fold pyridoxal phosphate-dependent enzyme, with the protein MKAIILCAGYGNRMSPLTNGTHKTLLKVGSETIIDRILNSLNNNNILKVVIVTGYLDQQLKRHINENHKNLIVEYVHNNRYRETNNIFSLALAFEQTLIDDDILLIESDLIYNKHVLNQAINSNYENVALVSPYKIGMDGTVVQLSSQKIVNIFPPHLHDENFNLFDKFKTLNIYKFSKEFCQKEFKKLLIHYARSVDDNCYYELILGIIIYMQRQDVFAEIIDNNDWFEVDDPNDLENALFQFNTDERINILNKNFGGYWHFDIIDFCFIRNVYFPSKSVMAELKNHMPNLLQNYGSKQRNLNQKLSYVLQYSSENLIALNGASQIYPILKNIWRDKKGLIPNPTFGEYYRIFNNFETYDITLEFKKEEIRSKIEGSEVVVFVNPNNPTGSIIESNIIWKLVNTYPNKKFIIDESFIEFSNEKSIISLLETEPKNNVIVIRSMSKSYGLPGIRIGFVYTTNTELSKTISDEIPIWNMNSIAEFYLEIILKNKRSLKQSFEQTKTDRDVFIEKLKTIPYLKNVFDSHSNFILFEISKENDMIANLDDILLNKHNIYIKNVSSKFKNNNYYFRVAVRLPQENELLINALKTLSLSTQ; encoded by the coding sequence ATGAAAGCAATTATACTATGTGCGGGATACGGAAATAGAATGAGTCCATTGACCAATGGTACCCATAAAACACTTTTGAAAGTAGGCAGTGAAACGATTATTGATAGAATTTTAAATTCATTGAATAATAATAATATTTTAAAAGTAGTAATTGTTACTGGTTATTTAGATCAGCAACTTAAAAGACATATCAATGAAAATCATAAAAACTTAATAGTCGAGTATGTCCATAACAATAGATATAGAGAAACCAATAATATATTTTCACTTGCACTTGCATTTGAACAAACATTAATAGATGACGATATTTTACTTATAGAGTCCGATTTAATTTATAATAAACATGTACTAAATCAGGCAATAAACTCAAACTATGAGAACGTTGCATTGGTATCTCCATATAAAATAGGAATGGATGGCACCGTTGTACAACTTTCAAGTCAAAAAATTGTAAATATTTTCCCCCCTCATTTACATGACGAAAACTTTAATTTATTTGACAAATTTAAAACTTTAAATATCTATAAATTTTCAAAGGAATTTTGTCAAAAGGAGTTTAAAAAATTGTTGATACATTATGCCAGATCAGTAGATGACAACTGTTATTATGAACTTATATTAGGAATTATTATTTACATGCAAAGACAAGATGTTTTTGCAGAAATAATTGACAACAACGACTGGTTTGAAGTAGATGATCCAAATGATTTGGAAAATGCTTTGTTTCAATTTAATACTGATGAAAGAATTAATATTCTAAACAAGAATTTTGGCGGATACTGGCATTTTGATATTATTGATTTTTGTTTTATTAGAAATGTGTATTTCCCGAGCAAGTCTGTTATGGCTGAGCTTAAAAACCATATGCCCAATTTGCTGCAAAACTATGGTTCTAAACAGAGAAATTTGAATCAAAAGCTTTCTTATGTGTTGCAGTATAGTAGCGAAAACCTCATCGCACTAAATGGAGCTAGCCAGATTTATCCTATTTTAAAAAATATTTGGAGAGATAAAAAAGGATTGATTCCTAATCCAACATTTGGTGAATACTATAGAATTTTTAATAATTTTGAGACGTATGATATTACATTAGAGTTTAAAAAAGAGGAAATCCGCTCAAAAATTGAAGGGAGTGAAGTTGTCGTATTTGTGAATCCAAATAATCCAACTGGCTCAATAATTGAATCAAATATTATCTGGAAACTTGTCAATACCTATCCCAATAAAAAATTCATTATTGATGAATCTTTTATTGAATTCTCAAATGAGAAATCAATTATTAGCTTACTTGAAACAGAACCTAAAAATAATGTAATAGTCATTAGGAGTATGAGTAAAAGCTATGGATTGCCTGGAATTCGCATTGGATTTGTTTATACAACAAATACAGAACTATCTAAAACCATATCCGATGAAATTCCGATATGGAACATGAATTCAATAGCTGAGTTTTACTTGGAAATAATTTTGAAAAATAAAAGAAGTCTCAAGCAATCTTTTGAACAAACAAAAACTGATCGAGATGTTTTTATCGAAAAATTAAAAACAATCCCGTATTTAAAAAACGTTTTTGATTCTCATTCAAATTTTATTCTTTTCGAAATTTCGAAAGAAAATGATATGATTGCAAATCTGGACGATATATTGCTTAATAAACATAATATTTATATCAAAAATGTTAGCTCTAAATTTAAAAACAATAACTATTATTTTCGTGTAGCAGTAAGATTACCTCAAGAAAATGAATTGTTGATTAATGCTTTGAAAACGTTATCCCTTTCTACACAATGA
- a CDS encoding class I SAM-dependent methyltransferase, whose protein sequence is MKNKWQEVWSKRQFVQEQSETILESLIKMDGFDTPLGKMTELDWRDYVNNCIKNLDLTVDETVFEIGCGCGAFVYVLCEKGFRVGGIDFSPPLIEIAKKSMPNSSASFQVCDAIDLEEIKSDCIIANHVFHYFPSYEYVSAVLETVTKSESKVLITALPDIIFKKESEAFRMGALTDQEYKEKYDGLDILYFSKSWILYELHRLSPKRKVFFLPHSMPKFPQNEFRFDCLIL, encoded by the coding sequence ATGAAAAATAAATGGCAAGAAGTATGGTCTAAAAGACAGTTTGTTCAAGAACAAAGCGAAACCATTCTTGAAAGTTTAATCAAGATGGATGGATTTGATACACCTTTGGGAAAAATGACAGAGTTAGATTGGAGAGATTATGTAAACAATTGTATCAAGAATTTAGATTTGACGGTTGATGAAACAGTATTTGAGATTGGATGTGGATGTGGAGCTTTTGTTTATGTACTTTGTGAAAAAGGATTTCGTGTTGGTGGTATAGATTTCTCTCCGCCATTGATTGAAATTGCAAAGAAATCAATGCCTAATAGCTCAGCAAGCTTTCAGGTATGTGATGCTATTGATTTAGAAGAAATTAAGTCTGATTGTATTATTGCAAACCATGTTTTTCATTATTTTCCAAGTTATGAGTATGTAAGTGCTGTTTTGGAAACTGTCACGAAGTCTGAGAGTAAAGTTTTAATTACAGCTTTGCCAGACATCATCTTTAAAAAAGAATCAGAGGCATTTAGAATGGGTGCATTAACAGATCAAGAGTATAAAGAAAAATATGATGGATTAGATATTTTATATTTCTCAAAATCATGGATTTTATATGAACTTCATAGGCTATCTCCCAAAAGAAAAGTGTTCTTCTTGCCTCATAGCATGCCAAAGTTCCCACAAAATGAATTTAGATTTGATTGCTTAATTTTATGA
- a CDS encoding LicD family protein — protein sequence MTTIITSKGEFFYERPMFNYGSKKINRDIAKENLFLFKEIMDKSNVKFMLAYGTLLGAIREGNFIEHDFDTDVIVLEENRALFLDLLFEFRNNGFVVGRYENDLISLIRNEEYIDVYFFKKYFFIYRKIDIYYTYSRFLEKTSTYNFLGEFFTIPQDFEGYLEHYYGRNWRTPIPNLHGLDFTFYQKIKAFSRKHFYGLYSLLKQLKS from the coding sequence ATGACAACAATAATTACTTCCAAAGGTGAATTCTTTTATGAAAGACCAATGTTCAATTATGGATCAAAAAAGATTAACCGTGATATTGCTAAAGAAAACTTGTTTTTATTCAAAGAAATTATGGATAAAAGTAATGTTAAATTCATGTTGGCATACGGAACGCTTCTTGGCGCCATTCGTGAAGGAAATTTCATTGAACATGATTTTGACACTGATGTTATTGTTTTAGAAGAAAATAGGGCTTTGTTTTTAGATTTATTGTTTGAATTTAGAAATAACGGATTCGTTGTTGGGAGGTATGAAAATGATTTGATATCACTAATTAGAAATGAAGAGTATATCGACGTATATTTTTTTAAGAAATATTTCTTTATCTATCGAAAGATTGATATTTATTATACATACAGTAGGTTTTTAGAAAAAACATCAACGTACAATTTTTTAGGGGAGTTCTTTACTATTCCTCAAGATTTTGAAGGTTATCTTGAACATTACTATGGTAGAAATTGGAGAACTCCTATACCAAATCTACACGGTTTAGATTTTACATTTTACCAAAAAATAAAGGCTTTTTCTCGAAAACACTTTTATGGTTTATACTCTTTACTAAAACAACTTAAAAGCTGA
- a CDS encoding ATP-binding protein, with amino-acid sequence MIIHSSSPNNPDIVNTFFRAGIIESWGRGIYKILNECEKAHVPTPVYKFYWGGIDVHFTAVKIRRKTRKRR; translated from the coding sequence TTGATTATTCATTCTTCCAGTCCCAATAATCCCGATATTGTCAATACGTTTTTCAGGGCTGGAATAATTGAGTCGTGGGGGAGGGGTATTTACAAAATCCTCAACGAATGCGAAAAAGCACACGTCCCGACTCCTGTGTATAAATTTTACTGGGGTGGGATAGATGTGCATTTTACGGCGGTGAAAATTCGGAGGAAAACGAGAAAACGTCGGTGA